Proteins from a single region of Fusobacterium gonidiaformans ATCC 25563:
- a CDS encoding ABC transporter permease has translation MKLKKLFCTIEIYVLLIFIIFAFFSKYISFQNINLETTDSLVAPNLEHILGTDDLGFDIFSQLVYGGKISLEISFFTAIFSAVGGSILGAFAGYFGGWRDKMILSIIDIFLSIPELPLMIVLGAFLGTNLKNIIFVLVLVTWTHPAKIARNEIIKLKNEKYILLSKAYGGSFFHIFRWHLLKPMWSIIITAIVKIMNKAILAEASLAYLGLGDPLSKSWGMIISRAMSFPNIYFTEYYKWWLLPPLVLLIILVVTLASLAQKLEKL, from the coding sequence ATGAAATTAAAAAAATTATTTTGTACTATTGAGATATATGTATTATTAATATTTATTATATTTGCATTTTTTTCAAAATATATTTCATTTCAAAATATAAATTTAGAAACAACCGATTCCTTAGTAGCTCCAAATCTGGAACATATACTTGGAACAGATGATTTAGGATTTGATATTTTTTCTCAATTAGTATATGGTGGGAAAATAAGCTTAGAAATTAGCTTTTTTACCGCTATTTTTTCAGCTGTTGGAGGAAGTATTCTAGGTGCTTTCGCAGGATATTTTGGTGGTTGGAGAGATAAAATGATTCTCTCTATAATTGATATATTCTTAAGTATCCCTGAACTTCCACTTATGATAGTATTAGGAGCTTTTTTAGGTACAAATCTTAAAAATATTATTTTTGTATTAGTTTTAGTTACTTGGACTCATCCAGCAAAAATTGCAAGAAATGAAATAATAAAGCTAAAAAATGAAAAGTATATTTTATTATCAAAGGCTTATGGTGGAAGTTTTTTTCATATATTTAGATGGCATTTATTAAAACCAATGTGGTCAATTATTATAACAGCTATTGTAAAAATAATGAATAAAGCAATTTTAGCTGAAGCTAGTTTAGCATATCTCGGATTAGGAGATCCTTTGTCAAAAAGTTGGGGAATGATTATTAGTAGAGCTATGAGTTTCCCAAATATTTATTTTACAGAATATTATAAATGGTGGTTACTTCCGCCTTTAGTTTTGCTTATAATATTAGTTGTAACACTTGCTTCTTTAGCACAAAAATTAGAAAAATTATAA
- a CDS encoding ABC transporter substrate-binding protein — protein MKKIVKSFILVFLLGIISIISYAKTETKQKVVDVIRMQGEDYGAPNPFKNSIRGPGKYKTDIIYDSLIEKDEKGFIPWLAKKWTIDNKDDSITFDLHTNVKWHDGKPLTAEDIKFTIEYYDKFPPVVDQTHDNGESIIRKIEILPNNKIKFTFKKYSPLNLERIGTVKIIPKHIWEKIDNPLAYTGEGYLVGSGPYKVIEYSSDKGSYAFEAFDDFWGMKPAAKRLEWIPISDPVLALERGEVSIISVSPNVIDRYKNNKKYGLVIENSFHTFRLVWNQKKVKEIQNKNVRKAIAYAINRESLIDKLEKGYGHLSSPGYIVPSNPMYNANITKYPYSVKKAKELMKNKTIDATILVSNNPKEIKMAELIKIDLAKIGINLTVKSVDAKSRDNDVKNGNYEFALLKYGSMGGDADYVRNVYLSTAKSGIQRIQGYKNKELDDVLMAQLLEKDTKKRKELLHKAQEIIADELPMLPLYSEDFIYVYRKGDYSNYRKRFDNPVPLFTKLSFLIKEKK, from the coding sequence ATGAAAAAAATAGTTAAAAGTTTTATTTTGGTATTTTTGCTAGGAATTATATCCATCATTTCTTATGCAAAAACAGAAACAAAGCAAAAAGTAGTTGATGTGATTAGAATGCAAGGGGAAGACTATGGAGCTCCAAATCCATTTAAAAATTCAATAAGAGGACCAGGGAAATATAAAACAGATATTATATATGATTCCTTAATTGAAAAAGATGAGAAGGGTTTTATTCCTTGGTTAGCAAAAAAATGGACTATTGACAATAAGGATGATTCAATCACTTTTGACTTACACACTAATGTAAAATGGCATGATGGTAAACCATTAACAGCTGAAGATATAAAATTTACTATAGAGTACTATGATAAATTTCCTCCAGTTGTGGATCAAACACATGATAATGGAGAAAGTATAATAAGGAAGATTGAAATATTACCTAATAACAAAATTAAATTTACTTTTAAAAAATATAGTCCTTTAAACTTAGAAAGAATAGGAACTGTTAAAATTATACCAAAGCATATATGGGAAAAAATTGATAATCCTCTTGCTTATACTGGAGAAGGATACTTAGTTGGAAGTGGACCATATAAAGTAATAGAGTATAGTTCTGATAAAGGAAGTTATGCATTTGAAGCTTTTGATGATTTTTGGGGAATGAAACCAGCAGCTAAAAGATTAGAATGGATTCCTATAAGTGATCCTGTTCTAGCTTTAGAAAGAGGAGAAGTTTCAATTATATCTGTTTCACCAAATGTAATAGATAGATATAAAAATAATAAAAAATATGGACTTGTTATTGAAAATTCTTTTCATACATTTAGATTAGTATGGAATCAGAAAAAAGTAAAAGAAATTCAAAATAAAAATGTGAGAAAAGCTATTGCTTATGCAATAAATAGAGAAAGCCTTATAGACAAACTTGAAAAAGGATATGGTCATCTAAGTAGTCCAGGATATATTGTTCCTTCTAATCCTATGTATAATGCTAATATTACAAAATATCCTTATTCAGTTAAAAAAGCAAAAGAACTTATGAAGAATAAAACTATAGATGCAACAATTTTAGTTTCTAATAATCCAAAAGAAATTAAAATGGCTGAATTAATAAAAATAGATTTAGCAAAGATAGGAATTAATTTAACTGTAAAAAGTGTTGATGCTAAAAGTCGTGATAATGATGTAAAGAATGGCAATTATGAATTCGCTTTACTAAAATATGGAAGTATGGGTGGAGATGCTGATTATGTAAGAAATGTTTATTTATCAACTGCCAAAAGTGGTATTCAAAGGATACAAGGCTATAAAAATAAAGAATTAGACGATGTCTTAATGGCTCAACTTCTTGAAAAAGACACTAAAAAAAGAAAAGAATTATTACATAAAGCTCAAGAAATAATAGCTGATGAACTTCCAATGTTACCATTATACTCTGAAGATTTTATATATGTATATAGAAAAGGAGATTATTCTAACTATAGAAAAAGATTTGATAATCCTGTTCCTCTTTTTACGAAGCTTTCATTTTTAATTAAGGAGAAAAAATAG
- a CDS encoding DUF561 domain-containing protein, producing the protein MKKTDRLCELFGIEYPIFQGAMAWIANGNLAGSVSRDGGLGIIAGGGMPGDVLRAEIKKAKAIAGAKPIGVNLMLMADNIEEQVNICVEEKVEVVTTGAGNPGVYMETLKEAGIKVCPVVASVALAKRMEKIGADAIIAEGMEGGGHIGTITTMSLLPQIVDAVNIPVICAGGVASGRQMLAALAMGASGVQCGTIFIVAKECQVHDNYKKAILKAKDRSTVSTGNYTGHPVRVLENKFAKEILEMEKNGAPKEEIEAMGTGKLRLAVVDGDIVAGSVMAGQVAAMVQEEKTTKEILVTLMEELTVAKENLKNEF; encoded by the coding sequence ATGAAAAAAACGGATAGATTATGCGAACTTTTTGGAATAGAGTATCCGATATTTCAAGGAGCTATGGCGTGGATTGCCAATGGAAATTTAGCTGGAAGTGTTTCTCGAGATGGAGGTTTAGGAATCATTGCAGGTGGAGGAATGCCAGGAGATGTATTACGAGCTGAAATTAAAAAGGCAAAAGCGATTGCTGGAGCAAAACCAATTGGTGTGAACTTGATGTTAATGGCAGATAATATTGAAGAACAAGTGAATATTTGTGTAGAAGAAAAAGTAGAAGTCGTAACGACAGGAGCAGGAAATCCCGGAGTTTATATGGAGACTTTAAAGGAAGCAGGAATTAAAGTTTGTCCTGTGGTTGCATCCGTTGCTTTGGCAAAGAGAATGGAAAAAATTGGAGCAGATGCTATTATTGCAGAAGGAATGGAAGGTGGGGGACATATCGGAACAATTACTACGATGTCTTTATTACCTCAAATTGTGGATGCAGTCAATATTCCTGTTATTTGTGCAGGAGGAGTTGCGAGTGGAAGACAAATGTTAGCGGCTCTTGCTATGGGAGCTTCCGGAGTACAATGTGGAACGATTTTTATTGTGGCTAAGGAATGTCAAGTCCATGACAATTATAAGAAAGCAATTTTAAAGGCAAAAGATAGATCAACTGTTTCGACCGGAAATTATACCGGACACCCTGTAAGAGTCTTAGAAAATAAATTTGCAAAAGAAATTTTGGAAATGGAAAAGAACGGAGCTCCAAAAGAAGAAATTGAAGCTATGGGAACAGGAAAATTAAGATTGGCCGTGGTAGATGGAGATATTGTTGCCGGAAGTGTTATGGCCGGACAAGTAGCAGCGATGGTACAAGAAGAAAAAACAACGAAGGAAATTTTAGTTACTTTGATGGAAGAACTAACAGTAGCAAAAGAAAACTTAAAGAATGAGTTTTAA
- a CDS encoding ABC transporter permease yields the protein MKISKKLVIRYFILFFIVISINFILPRLMKADPFLFLSSEGADDISGLSEKQIEQYYIYYGLDRPLWQQYLFYLKSIFTGNLGFSISKTLPVTTIIFSHITWTISIVLSSLTITIFLGIFLGIISAYNRENLFGKYTYLFFVTLSQIPPFLIGFGILVIGAFYIPSLPIAGGITPFLKFEWKYEVLLDILKHAILPTLTLIVVRFPHFFMLIRGKMIVEMSKRYAFIEKAKGFNDMYILCKHCLKNAITPLITEALLSIALILQGSLIVENVFKYPGIGRLLKEAVFARDYPLLQGIFLFMVCITLGISLISEIIKENEKIG from the coding sequence ATGAAAATTTCTAAAAAATTGGTAATAAGATACTTTATTCTATTTTTTATAGTTATTAGTATAAATTTTATATTACCTCGTTTAATGAAAGCAGATCCGTTTCTATTTTTATCAAGTGAAGGAGCAGATGATATTTCAGGTTTAAGTGAAAAACAGATAGAACAATATTATATTTACTATGGTTTAGATAGACCTCTTTGGCAACAGTATTTATTTTATCTAAAAAGTATTTTTACAGGGAATTTGGGTTTTAGTATTTCTAAAACCCTACCTGTAACAACTATTATTTTTTCACATATAACTTGGACAATTTCAATAGTCCTAAGTTCCTTAACTATAACAATATTTTTAGGAATATTTTTAGGAATAATTTCAGCATATAATAGAGAAAATTTATTTGGAAAATACACTTACTTATTTTTTGTAACACTCTCTCAAATTCCACCATTCTTAATAGGATTTGGAATATTAGTTATAGGAGCATTTTACATCCCTAGTCTCCCCATTGCTGGGGGAATAACACCATTCTTAAAGTTTGAATGGAAATATGAAGTTCTTCTTGATATTTTAAAACATGCTATCTTACCTACACTGACATTAATTGTAGTAAGATTTCCACATTTTTTTATGCTTATAAGAGGAAAAATGATAGTAGAAATGAGCAAAAGATATGCCTTTATTGAAAAAGCAAAAGGTTTTAATGATATGTATATTTTATGTAAACATTGCTTAAAAAATGCTATAACACCTTTAATAACAGAGGCATTATTAAGTATTGCACTAATATTACAAGGATCTTTAATAGTAGAAAATGTTTTTAAATATCCTGGTATTGGTAGGCTTCTTAAAGAAGCTGTTTTTGCAAGAGATTATCCTTTATTACAAGGGATTTTTCTTTTTATGGTTTGTATAACTTTAGGAATAAGTCTTATCTCTGAAATAATAAAAGAAAATGAAAAGATAGGTTAA
- a CDS encoding ABC transporter ATP-binding protein: MKTILKLEDFYFTYKGNSKYTLNGINLDIKEGEALGIIGESGSGKTTLLLSILGLLFSKGNSLGKIYFDEQLLDKEEKYKILRWKDISMVFQNQLDVFNPKITVGEHIYELLDNLKRKEKYNRVKELFTMVRLDKKFIESYPNELSGGMRQKVLIATALSCNPKLILIDEPTTSLEEISKVEIIKILKNLIKNNITLIVASHDLEIIKELTEKIIVMDSGNIIETGITKKFLNLQKHPYSRALVQASPFINIFKDLWGINEVEDFKDMEGCPFYSKCPQRVPVCLNENPKLSKIDEESQVACHLGGIINLLEVNKLSKTYISKKFKIDALSEVSLKIRMGEIVSIIGESGSGKSTLAEIISGIKEKTSGEVKFLNEEIGANILGSLNSIQIIFQDSSTAMNLELSIENILKEPFLLLKDKNSFPTKKMKEYLNNLGFPTSKEFLEKKAKNLSGGEMQRLSIVRALLLEPKLLIADEITSMLDPSRKANLLRVLKGLQNKYGFSMLFITHDLILAQKITDYFYVLKDGKIIEEGDGLKIFNRASHPYTKKLVSSIIYNM, translated from the coding sequence ATGAAAACTATTTTAAAATTAGAAGATTTTTATTTTACTTATAAAGGAAATAGTAAATATACATTAAATGGTATCAATTTAGATATAAAAGAAGGAGAAGCTTTAGGGATTATAGGAGAATCAGGCTCAGGAAAAACTACTTTGTTATTATCTATTCTAGGTCTATTATTTTCTAAAGGAAATTCCTTAGGAAAAATATATTTTGATGAACAATTATTAGATAAAGAAGAGAAATACAAAATATTAAGATGGAAGGATATTTCTATGGTTTTTCAAAATCAATTAGATGTATTTAATCCAAAAATAACAGTTGGTGAGCACATATATGAGCTACTAGATAACTTAAAAAGGAAAGAAAAGTATAACAGGGTAAAAGAACTATTTACGATGGTCAGATTAGATAAAAAATTTATTGAAAGTTATCCTAATGAGCTATCAGGTGGAATGAGACAAAAAGTTTTAATTGCTACTGCTCTTAGCTGTAATCCAAAACTTATTTTAATTGATGAGCCTACAACTTCTTTAGAAGAAATTTCAAAAGTAGAAATAATAAAAATTTTAAAAAATTTAATAAAAAATAATATTACATTAATCGTTGCATCGCATGATTTGGAAATTATAAAAGAACTCACTGAAAAAATTATTGTAATGGACTCAGGTAATATAATAGAAACTGGAATAACTAAAAAATTTTTAAATCTTCAAAAGCATCCTTACTCGAGAGCTTTAGTACAAGCTAGCCCATTTATAAATATTTTTAAAGATTTATGGGGAATTAATGAAGTTGAAGATTTTAAAGATATGGAAGGTTGTCCATTTTATTCAAAATGTCCTCAGAGAGTTCCTGTATGTTTAAATGAAAATCCTAAACTAAGTAAAATAGATGAAGAAAGCCAAGTTGCTTGCCACTTAGGTGGAATCATAAATCTTTTAGAAGTAAATAAACTTTCAAAGACATATATTTCTAAAAAATTTAAAATAGATGCTCTATCAGAAGTATCTTTAAAAATAAGAATGGGTGAAATTGTTTCAATTATAGGAGAATCTGGTTCAGGAAAAAGTACACTGGCTGAAATTATAAGTGGGATAAAAGAAAAAACAAGTGGAGAGGTAAAATTTTTAAATGAAGAAATAGGAGCCAATATTTTAGGTTCTTTAAATAGTATACAAATAATTTTTCAAGATTCCTCCACAGCAATGAATCTTGAATTAAGTATTGAGAATATTTTAAAAGAACCTTTTTTACTTTTGAAAGATAAGAACTCTTTTCCTACCAAAAAGATGAAAGAATATTTAAATAATTTAGGATTTCCTACTTCAAAAGAATTTCTTGAAAAAAAAGCTAAAAATTTAAGTGGTGGAGAAATGCAAAGATTAAGTATAGTTAGAGCATTGTTACTTGAACCTAAATTACTTATTGCAGATGAAATTACTTCAATGTTAGATCCTTCAAGAAAAGCTAATTTACTTAGGGTATTAAAAGGATTACAAAATAAATATGGTTTTTCTATGTTATTTATAACTCATGATTTAATATTAGCTCAAAAAATAACAGACTATTTTTATGTTTTAAAAGATGGAAAAATTATTGAGGAGGGAGATGGGTTAAAAATATTTAATAGAGCTTCTCATCCATATACTAAGAAGTTAGTATCTAGTATAATATATAATATGTAA
- a CDS encoding molecular chaperone GroES codes for MKIKPLGKRILVQVKEKEEMTKSGIILSGVKDKETSNRGKIVAVSLEVEEVKIGMEVVFEKYAGTEIEDGEEKYLVLDMEQVLAVIE; via the coding sequence ATGAAGATAAAACCATTAGGAAAAAGAATTTTAGTGCAAGTGAAAGAAAAAGAAGAAATGACAAAAAGTGGAATTATTTTATCCGGTGTAAAAGATAAGGAAACTTCAAATAGAGGAAAGATTGTAGCGGTATCATTAGAAGTGGAAGAAGTAAAAATAGGAATGGAAGTTGTTTTTGAAAAATATGCAGGAACAGAAATAGAAGATGGAGAAGAAAAATATTTAGTGTTGGATATGGAACAAGTTTTAGCAGTCATAGAATAG
- a CDS encoding PadR family transcriptional regulator, which translates to MNINERSKFKHLTAFVLVILAERKYSPREIHDLLLREFPGFVRDMSTIYRCLSTMEKEGLLSIEWHLPEGGAAKKIYSITKEGWGALEEWKEDIEIRKNNFEVFLQKFSELSKEEK; encoded by the coding sequence ATGAATATTAATGAAAGGTCCAAATTTAAACATTTAACTGCTTTTGTGTTGGTGATTTTAGCAGAGAGAAAATATAGCCCTCGAGAAATACATGACTTATTATTGAGAGAATTTCCCGGTTTTGTTCGAGATATGTCAACGATTTATCGATGTCTTAGTACTATGGAAAAAGAAGGGTTATTAAGTATAGAATGGCATCTTCCTGAGGGAGGAGCAGCAAAAAAAATATATAGTATTACAAAAGAAGGCTGGGGTGCTTTAGAGGAATGGAAGGAAGATATTGAAATACGAAAAAATAATTTTGAAGTTTTTTTACAGAAATTTTCAGAGTTATCAAAGGAGGAAAAATAA
- a CDS encoding metal-sensing transcriptional repressor, translating to MKQCIDSHKVHARLKKIQGQVNGISNMIDQDIPCEDILIQINAVKSAIHKVGQIILEGHLDHCVRDAINEGKADEAIERFSKAVSYFANLK from the coding sequence ATGAAACAATGTATTGATTCCCATAAAGTGCATGCTAGATTAAAAAAAATACAAGGACAAGTCAATGGAATCTCCAATATGATTGATCAAGATATTCCCTGTGAAGATATTCTGATTCAAATCAATGCTGTAAAAAGTGCTATTCATAAAGTGGGACAAATTATTTTGGAAGGTCATTTAGACCACTGTGTTCGAGATGCCATTAATGAAGGAAAAGCGGATGAAGCCATCGAAAGATTTTCAAAAGCAGTTTCCTATTTTGCAAATTTAAAATAA
- the groL gene encoding chaperonin GroEL (60 kDa chaperone family; promotes refolding of misfolded polypeptides especially under stressful conditions; forms two stacked rings of heptamers to form a barrel-shaped 14mer; ends can be capped by GroES; misfolded proteins enter the barrel where they are refolded when GroES binds), with protein sequence MAKLLKFNAEARNKLEEGMNTLADAVKITLGPRGRNVVLEKSYGAPLITNDGVSIAKEIELEDPFENMGAQLLKEVAIKSNDVAGDGTTTATILAQSIVKEGLKMLSAGANPMFLKRGIEAASKEAVECLKKRAKKIASNSEIAQVASISAGDEEIGKLIAEAMQKVGETGVITVEEAKSLETTLEVVEGMQFDKGYVSPYMVTDAERMTAELENPFILVTDKKISSMKEILPILEKTVQTSRPVLMIVDDLEGEALTTLVINKLRGTLNVVAVKAPAFGDRRKAMLQDISILTGATLISEETGKRLEEMEIEDLGRAKTVKVTKDSTVIVDGAGSQDEIQIRVQQVKTQIEESNSEYDTEKLKERLAKLSGGVAVIRVGAATEVEMKERKLRIEDALNATRAAVEEGIVSGGGSILLQLVSDMKEYQMQGEEGMGVEIVKKAFEAPMKQIAENSGVNGGVVIEKIKNSPDGYGFDAKTETYVDMMSAGILDPAKVTRSAIQNAASIASLILTTEVLVVNKKEEAMSGNPSSPMMNGMM encoded by the coding sequence ATGGCAAAGTTATTAAAGTTTAATGCGGAAGCAAGAAATAAATTAGAAGAAGGAATGAACACCTTGGCGGATGCGGTAAAAATTACCTTAGGTCCAAGAGGAAGAAATGTGGTATTGGAGAAAAGTTATGGAGCCCCTTTGATTACCAATGATGGAGTTAGCATTGCAAAAGAAATTGAATTAGAAGACCCCTTTGAAAATATGGGAGCACAATTATTAAAAGAAGTTGCCATTAAATCGAATGATGTAGCAGGAGATGGAACAACGACAGCAACCATTTTAGCACAATCGATTGTGAAAGAAGGGCTAAAAATGCTAAGTGCCGGAGCAAATCCTATGTTTTTAAAAAGAGGAATTGAAGCAGCAAGTAAAGAAGCAGTAGAATGTTTGAAAAAACGAGCAAAGAAGATAGCTTCTAACTCTGAAATTGCACAAGTTGCATCGATTTCAGCAGGAGATGAAGAGATAGGAAAACTGATTGCAGAAGCTATGCAAAAGGTAGGAGAAACTGGAGTCATTACCGTGGAAGAAGCAAAATCTTTAGAAACGACTTTAGAAGTGGTAGAAGGAATGCAATTTGACAAAGGATATGTATCACCTTATATGGTAACCGATGCAGAACGTATGACAGCAGAATTAGAAAATCCATTTATCTTGGTAACGGATAAAAAGATTTCTTCGATGAAAGAAATTTTACCTATTTTAGAAAAAACAGTACAAACTTCTCGACCTGTTTTAATGATAGTAGATGATTTGGAGGGGGAAGCTCTCACTACTTTAGTCATCAATAAATTACGAGGAACTTTAAATGTAGTAGCCGTGAAAGCTCCAGCTTTTGGAGATAGAAGAAAAGCAATGTTACAAGATATTTCTATTTTGACAGGAGCTACTTTGATTTCGGAAGAGACTGGAAAACGTTTGGAAGAAATGGAAATAGAAGATTTAGGAAGAGCAAAAACAGTAAAGGTAACAAAAGATAGTACTGTGATTGTAGATGGAGCAGGAAGTCAAGATGAAATTCAAATAAGAGTGCAACAAGTAAAGACACAAATTGAAGAGTCAAATTCAGAATACGATACTGAAAAATTAAAGGAACGATTGGCAAAATTATCCGGTGGAGTGGCAGTTATTCGAGTAGGAGCTGCTACTGAAGTGGAAATGAAAGAAAGAAAGTTAAGAATAGAAGATGCATTAAATGCTACTAGAGCTGCGGTAGAAGAAGGAATTGTGAGCGGTGGTGGAAGTATTTTACTTCAATTGGTATCAGATATGAAAGAGTATCAAATGCAAGGAGAAGAAGGAATGGGAGTTGAGATTGTAAAAAAAGCTTTTGAAGCTCCAATGAAACAAATTGCAGAGAATTCTGGTGTCAATGGTGGAGTTGTCATTGAGAAAATTAAAAATTCTCCAGATGGTTATGGCTTTGATGCAAAGACAGAAACTTATGTAGATATGATGTCTGCAGGAATTTTGGATCCGGCTAAAGTAACACGTTCTGCAATTCAAAATGCTGCTTCGATTGCTTCGTTGATTTTGACAACAGAAGTGTTGGTAGTCAATAAGAAGGAAGAAGCAATGTCCGGAAATCCTTCCAGTCCTATGATGAATGGTATGATGTAG
- a CDS encoding class I SAM-dependent methyltransferase, whose amino-acid sequence MDIKEFEKMLDSKRHQGDMEKIWDHKSAWFFQKTEKSKENFKNRLVFRLVKNRKLLKGDSKLLDIGCGTGRHLLEFSNYTSYITGIDISSKMLEYAKEKLDKVPNVKLRHGNWMELFYKEKEYDLVFASMTPAISLIEHIERMCFISKKYCMMERFVFHRDSIREEIQEMLGRKLNRLHQNEKEYSYAVWNIVWNLGYFPEIMYETEEYEEEKTIEEYLEQIECTKEEEKKIREFLRTKGKNGSIMSSHKLKKAVILWDVTKI is encoded by the coding sequence TTGGATATAAAAGAGTTTGAAAAAATGCTTGATTCAAAAAGACATCAAGGAGATATGGAAAAAATATGGGATCATAAAAGTGCTTGGTTTTTTCAAAAAACTGAGAAATCAAAAGAAAATTTTAAAAATCGTTTGGTGTTTCGTTTAGTAAAAAATAGAAAATTATTAAAGGGAGATTCAAAACTATTGGATATTGGTTGTGGAACTGGAAGACATTTACTGGAATTTTCAAATTATACTTCTTATATAACAGGAATAGATATTTCTTCTAAAATGTTAGAGTATGCAAAAGAAAAGTTAGATAAAGTTCCTAATGTAAAGCTACGCCATGGGAATTGGATGGAGCTATTTTATAAAGAGAAAGAATATGATTTGGTATTTGCTAGTATGACTCCTGCAATTTCATTGATTGAGCATATAGAAAGAATGTGTTTTATATCTAAAAAATACTGTATGATGGAGCGATTTGTTTTTCATAGAGATAGTATTCGAGAAGAAATTCAAGAAATGTTAGGAAGAAAACTAAATCGTTTACATCAAAATGAAAAAGAATACAGTTATGCAGTATGGAATATAGTTTGGAATTTAGGATATTTTCCGGAAATTATGTATGAAACAGAAGAATATGAAGAAGAAAAAACAATAGAAGAATATTTGGAACAAATTGAATGTACGAAAGAAGAAGAAAAGAAAATCAGAGAATTTTTAAGAACAAAAGGAAAAAATGGAAGTATTATGTCTTCTCACAAATTAAAAAAAGCAGTTATTTTATGGGATGTAACAAAAATTTAA
- a CDS encoding toxin-antitoxin system YwqK family antitoxin gives MNNQYNQDGKKEGLWVKLYDNGVVQEERNYVNGVREGVYKSYYANGQLEIIKNYKNGNLHGSYETFYNDGKISSRHALIDGRIIGKYEEFYPNGTLKSCSEYVGDSTTPVKTIKYFPNGEKKMEANLKKGFLFGAYKEYHSNGVVYKIATYGEKGRLEGSYQEFNAEGILIKECTYKNGQEI, from the coding sequence ATGAATAATCAGTATAATCAAGACGGTAAAAAAGAAGGTCTATGGGTCAAGTTATATGATAATGGTGTCGTTCAGGAAGAGAGAAATTATGTGAACGGTGTCCGTGAGGGAGTCTACAAATCCTACTACGCAAATGGGCAATTGGAAATTATTAAAAATTACAAAAACGGAAATTTACATGGTTCTTATGAAACTTTTTATAACGATGGAAAAATCAGCTCACGTCATGCTTTGATTGATGGAAGAATTATTGGGAAATATGAGGAATTCTATCCAAATGGAACTCTAAAATCTTGTTCTGAATATGTTGGTGACTCAACCACTCCTGTGAAAACTATAAAATATTTTCCAAACGGAGAAAAGAAAATGGAAGCAAATTTGAAAAAAGGATTCCTTTTTGGAGCTTATAAAGAATATCATTCTAATGGTGTTGTTTATAAGATAGCAACTTATGGTGAAAAAGGAAGATTGGAAGGATCCTACCAAGAATTTAATGCAGAAGGGATTTTAATCAAAGAATGTACTTATAAAAATGGGCAAGAAATCTAA